In the Streptomyces cinnamoneus genome, GAGCAGCTCTCCCGCCTCGTCGAGAGCGGGCTGTTGGCCGAGGAACGCCAAGGGCGGCACCGCTACGTCCGGCTGGCCGGCCCGGACGCGGCCGCCCTGATCGAAGCCCTCGCCTCGTACGGCTCGGCCACCCCGCGTCCGGGGAGTCTGCGCGCGTCGGGACGGCTCAGTGCCGAGGCACGGGCCCGCACCTGCTACGACCATCTGGCGGGGCGGCTGGGTGTGACCCTCGCGGACGCGACGATCGCCCGGGGCCTGGTCTCCACGGACGGCGGGCTCGCTGTCACCCCCGCGGGCCGGGCGTGGCTCGCCGACGCGCTGGGCTTCGAGCGGCCGCCCGGCACCCGGCGCCCTCTGGTGCGCAGCTGCCTGGACTGGACGGAGCGCCGTCCCCATCTCGCCGGAACCCTGGGTGCGGCCCTGTGCGAGACGGCGCTGGAACG is a window encoding:
- a CDS encoding ArsR/SmtB family transcription factor, which codes for MSPLAETAALFADRTRAAFCLALLDGRAWTAGELARHAGVRPSTASEQLSRLVESGLLAEERQGRHRYVRLAGPDAAALIEALASYGSATPRPGSLRASGRLSAEARARTCYDHLAGRLGVTLADATIARGLVSTDGGLAVTPAGRAWLADALGFERPPGTRRPLVRSCLDWTERRPHLAGTLGAALCETALERRWVRRVGSGRAVKVTPEGAEAFRELLGAEVTPPARE